In the Perca flavescens isolate YP-PL-M2 chromosome 20, PFLA_1.0, whole genome shotgun sequence genome, one interval contains:
- the si:ch211-10a23.2 gene encoding galectin-related protein B: MEEIDKKENGEYTGEIKGGLRPSMKLVVMGIINKKPKSMEVIVSSEPQEEDTEGDVGLQLKVSFMDKAVHRNARMAGKWGRPETTLSFFPFAPGESFKMEIVCEHQQFRILVDGQPLCGFSHRIPRLASLTALRVCGDLQLTKVA, encoded by the exons ATGGAAGAAATCgacaagaaagaaaat GGGGAGTACACCGGAGAAATAAAGGGTGGGCTGCGGCCTTCAATGAAACTGGTTGTTATGGGAATTATTAACAAAAAACCCAAGAG CATGGAGGTGATAGTGTCCAGTGAGCCTCaggaggaggacacagagggcGATGTGGGACTTCAGTTAAAGGTGAGCTTCATGGATAAGGCCGTCCACCGCAACGCCCGCATGGCTGGAAAGTGGGGAAGACCTGAAACTACCctctccttctttccttttGCACCTGGAGAATCCTTCAAG ATGGAGATAGTTTGTGAGCACCAACAGTTTCGTATCTTGGTGGATGGACAGCCTCTGTGTGGATTCAGCCACCGCATCCCCCGGCTCGCCTCCCTCACTGCCTTACGAGTCTGTGGAGACCTACAGCTCACCAAGGTGGCCTAG